In the Salmo trutta chromosome 33, fSalTru1.1, whole genome shotgun sequence genome, one interval contains:
- the LOC115172167 gene encoding uncharacterized protein LOC115172167: MSVNLGKTELLFLPGKDCPFHDLAITVDISIVSSSQSAKSLGVTLDNTLSFSANIKAVTRSCRFMLYNIRRVRPCLTQEAAQVLIQALVISRLDYCNSLLAGLPACAIKPLQLIQNAAAHLVFNLPKFSQVTPLLRTLHWLPVEARICYKTMVLAYRAVRGTAPPYLQALIRPYTQTRALRSSTSGLLAPLPLRKHSSRSAQSKLFAALAPQWWNKLPHDARTAESITTFRRHLKPHLFKEYLG; the protein is encoded by the exons ATGAG tgtgaacctcggcaagacggagctgctcttcctcccggggaaggactgccctttccatgatcttgCCATCACCGTGGACatctccattgtgtcctcctcccagagtgctaagagcctcggcgtgaccctggacaacaccctgtcgttctccgctaacatcaaggcggtgacccgatcctgtaggttcatgctatacaacattcgcagagtacgaccctgccttacacaggaagcggcgcaggtcctaatccaggcacttgtcatctcccgtctggattactgcaactccctgttggcggggctccctgcctgtgccattaaacccctacaactcatccagaacgccgcagcccatctggtgttcaaccttcccaagttctctcaagtcaccccgctcctccgcacactccactggcttcccgttgaagctcgcatctgctacaagaccatggtgcttgcctacagagctgtgaggggaacggcacctccgtaccttcaggctctgatcaggccctacacccaaacaagggcactgcgttcatccacctctggcctgctggcccccttacctctgcggaagcacagttcccgctcagcccagtcaaaactgttcgctgccctggcaccccaatggtggaacaagctccctcacgacgccaggacagcggagtcaatcaccaccttccggagacacctgaaaccccacctcttcaaggaatacctaggatag